The sequence below is a genomic window from Cryobacterium arcticum.
GCTGCAGGACGGGAAGCCGGCGCTGCGGCCGTGCCGAACGCGCCCACTCCACGTCGTTCGCGATCACCCGGCGCACGTGAGTGTGCATGCCGTCGAGATAATGGCGCGCACCTTCTCCTCGATCTGCTGGTGGTGGTTCTCGCCCCAGACGAGAACGTTCACGGGGAGTCGGATGTGGTCATGACGGGTCCTTCTTCATTGAGGGGGTCTGGAAAGCTGGCGAGCCATCGGTGGCTGGCCCGGTCGTTGCGGTCAACCGGCTCTCGTCGGCAGCGCTGCGCTCGACGGCGTCCAGCACCTGCTGCACCTGCACGGCCTCGGCGAAGGTTGGCGACGGCTGGGTTCCCGCGGCTATCGCGGTGATGAGATCGACAACCTGGTGGGTGAACACGTGCTCGTAGCCGAGGCCGTGCCCGGTCGGCCACCAGGCGCCGGTGTAGGGATGGGACGGCTCGGTGACCTGGATGCGCCGGAATCCCTGAGCATCCTCGGGGTCGGTGCCGTCGTGGAACTCCAGCTCGTTCATGCGCTCGAAGTCGAAGGCCACGGAGCCGCGCTCGCCGTTGATCTCGATCCGGTTGGCGTTGCGGCGGCCGAGCGCCATCCGGGTGGACTCGAAAACGCCCAGGGCCCCGCCGCTGAACGTCGCGGTGAAGGCGGCTGCGTCGTCGACCGTGACCGGGCCGCGTTCCGCTCCGTCCTCGGCGCGACCGCCGAGCCCGGCCTGATGAGCCAGAACCGGACGATCGGTGACGAAAGTGCGGAGCATGGCCGAGACTCCATCGATGCTCTGCCCGGTCAACCACTGGGCGGTGTCGATACTGTGTGCGCCGATGTCGCCCAGGGCACCCGAACCGGCCTTCTCCTTGTCGAGCCGCCAGGTGAGTGGCGCCTCGGAGGAGCTGAGCCAGTCCTGGAGGTACTGAGCGCGCACATGCCGGATCTGCCCGAGCCGCCCCTCCTCGATGAACCGTTTGGCCAGAGCGAGGGCTGGCGTGCGGCGGTAGCTGAAGCCACACATCGCGAAGACGCCCGATTCGGCCGCGATGACGGCCGCATCAGCCATCTCGATGGCCTCGGGCACCGAGCGTGCCAGCGGCTTCTCGCAGAGGACGTGTTTTCCGGCGCGCAGGGCCGCGATCGCGATCTCGGCGTGCTGGTCGCCCGGTGTGCAGATGTCGACGAGGTCGATGTCATCGCGGGCGATCACCTCCCGCCAGTCGATCGACCATTCCTCGGCCCCGAGGTTCTCCGCGGCCGCCCGGGCGCGACCCTCGTCGCGACCGACGACCACCGCGAGTACAGGCTGGAGCGGGAGAGGGAAGAAGTGCGGCGCGGTTCGCCAGGCCTGGGCGTGGGCGCGGCCCATGAAGGCGTGACCGATCATCGCCACGCGCAGACGAGGAGCTGCGGGCGGGCTCGTCTGCTGCTGCGGGGGAGTCGTGGGGACTGAGTCGTGGGCCATTTCAGGCACCGCTTCCAGCGGTGACGGCCGTCGGTCGGGCCCCGGTTGTGGTCTGCAACGGCACGATCTCGGGCCGATCCGCGGTGCTGTCGATCGGGATGACCGCTTTCTCCTGGCTGGAGCGCAGGATGGCGTCCATGATCTCAAGCACGTGCAGCGCGAGTCGACCGGATGCGCGGTGGGGGCGGTTCTCCGTGATGGCGTCTGCCATGTCGGCCAAGCCGACTCCGCGGCCGGTGTCGATGTAGCCTGCGGAGTCGGGAACCGGCTCCCAGTCCCCATCACGGACGGCGGCCTCGACCGCATCCGAGAACATGTTCGGGTCGGGAACGGTGATGGTGCCCTCGGTGCCGTAGACCTCGAACTTGGATGCGCGGCTCTTCCACACCTCGAAGCTCACCGTGACCGTCGAGGTGACTCCGTTGGCGTGTTCGAGCAGAGCGCTGACATGGGTGTCGATCGACACCGGCAGGGGCGTGCCGGCGCGGGGGCCGGTTTCGATCGTGCGGGCCCGGGAGGAACGTGTGGCGATGCCCGTCACCCGGCTGACCGATCCGAAGAAATGGATCAACGCAGTGAGGTAATAGGGGCCCATGTCCAGCAGTGGGCCGCCACCGGGCTGATAGTAGAAGTCAGGCGCTGGATGCCAACGCTCGTGCCCGGGAGCGGTCCACTGCACCTGCGCGGCGATAGGTTCGCCGATGACGCCCGAGTCGAGGGTCTGCCTGGCCGTCTGGATGCCGGTACCCAGAACCGTGTCCGGGGCGCTGCCCAAGCGGAGGCCGAGCTCCTCGGCGAGTTCCACCATGGGCAGAGCCTCCGCGGGAGTGAGACCCAACGGCTTCTCGGCGAAGACGTGTTTGCCGCCGCGTAGCGCCCGGGTGCCGATCTCGACGTGCGCCGCGGGGATCGTCAGGTTGAGCACCGCGTCGACCTCGGGGTCGCTGAGCAGCTCGTCGACAGTGAGTGCGCGCACTCCGTACTCCTCGGCGACCTCCCGGGCGCGCTGCTGATTGAGATCGGCCACGGCGACGAGCCGCAGGCCGGGGAATGTCGGAAAGTTCGCGAGGTACTGCTCACTGATCTTGCCGACTCCGACGATGCCAACGTTCAGCGGGACGCCCACAGCAGCCCCCGTTCGATGATGGTCTTCACGTTGGTGTCCTGGAGGATCTCGACGCGGTGACCCGGGGTCGAGACGAAGATGCGCCCCGAGCCCCACTGGCGGGTCCAGATCGCGGGAGAGGTCACCGGTCGGGTCCACGGATCCCAGGGACGCACCGCTTGAGTGGTCGTGGCCAGTACGTCGTTGTAGTCGTCGTGCAGCACCCAATACTGCTCGGTGACGAGTTCGAAGTCGGTGATGCCCTGGGTGATGGGATGATCTGCCGCGGCTGCGGTCATCTCGATGAAGTGGGGCACATAGTTGTCCGACTGCTCGCCCGAACGCTCGTCGGGGTGCCGGCCGGGGTGCGCGGCGAACTGGCCGCCGATGAGCTGGAGATAGTCGGAGTTGTTTCGGTAGGAGTCGGCGATGCCTCCGTGCCAGCCGGCCAGGCCGGTGCCGTTTTCGATGGCAGCCCGAAGACCCAGGAACTCCGGTCCCTCGATGCTGGTCATGGTGTTCGCCTGCACGATCAGGTCCACCGTTCGCAGGTATTCTTCGTCGGCGTAGACGGCAGTGGACCCCTCCACACGTACCTCGAAGCCGTTCTTCTCGAGGAAGGGAATGAAGAGCTCGGTCGCCTCAACCGGCTGGTGCCCGTCCCACCCCCCTCGGACGACAAGTGCTTGTTTCAACTGGGCAGCGGGCGGCGTACTGGTCATCATTGTCCTTGGTGTACTGGGTGGATTGTGCGCGCATTTCAACATCGGCGCAAAAAGACTTGCGCAAGTTTTTGTGTAGCAGAGAATTCGGAGCCAGCCTACAGCGGGCAATCGCAGCGAATCAAGAGTGATTTGACATTGGTTGGATCATTATGTTGCGCAACTTGGGGCGGCTAGGATGGTGGCATGACCACACCGGATCCGACAGTCAAGCCCACGATGGCTCGGATCGCCGAGCGCGCGCGAACGAGTGTTCCCACCGTTTCCAAAGTGCTCAGTGGGGGTACCGACGTCTCGGACGCAACGCGGGTGCGAGTGATGCAGGCCGCCCACGATCTGGGGTACCGCCGGCGGCCCCGGCTGGGGCAGGTCGCCGAGGATCCCCACGGCGCCCGCATCGTCGATGTCGTCGTGGGGCACCTCGGGGGCAGCTGGATCGGCCCGGTACTTGGCGGTGTCGAGGACGAGGCCGATCGGGCCGGTGTCGACCTGGTCCTGACCCGTGCACGGCCGGACGGCGGTTGGGTGGGCAAACTGCTCCGCCGTCCGTCCCTCGGTGTGATCCTGGTTCTGGTCGATGCGTCCGCGCCACAACTCCACCTGTTGACGAGCGCCGGGATGCCCGTGGTCGTCGTCGATCCCCGCAGTCCGACGCCGGCAGACGTGGCCAGCGTGGGTGCCACGAACTGGGACGGCGGGCGGATGGCCGCCGAGTACCTGCTCGGTCTCGGCCACACCCGACTCGGCGTCGTCGCGGGCACCAGGTCGCATCTCTACAACCGCGC
It includes:
- a CDS encoding Gfo/Idh/MocA family protein, whose amino-acid sequence is MGVPLNVGIVGVGKISEQYLANFPTFPGLRLVAVADLNQQRAREVAEEYGVRALTVDELLSDPEVDAVLNLTIPAAHVEIGTRALRGGKHVFAEKPLGLTPAEALPMVELAEELGLRLGSAPDTVLGTGIQTARQTLDSGVIGEPIAAQVQWTAPGHERWHPAPDFYYQPGGGPLLDMGPYYLTALIHFFGSVSRVTGIATRSSRARTIETGPRAGTPLPVSIDTHVSALLEHANGVTSTVTVSFEVWKSRASKFEVYGTEGTITVPDPNMFSDAVEAAVRDGDWEPVPDSAGYIDTGRGVGLADMADAITENRPHRASGRLALHVLEIMDAILRSSQEKAVIPIDSTADRPEIVPLQTTTGARPTAVTAGSGA
- a CDS encoding ThuA domain-containing protein, translating into MMTSTPPAAQLKQALVVRGGWDGHQPVEATELFIPFLEKNGFEVRVEGSTAVYADEEYLRTVDLIVQANTMTSIEGPEFLGLRAAIENGTGLAGWHGGIADSYRNNSDYLQLIGGQFAAHPGRHPDERSGEQSDNYVPHFIEMTAAAADHPITQGITDFELVTEQYWVLHDDYNDVLATTTQAVRPWDPWTRPVTSPAIWTRQWGSGRIFVSTPGHRVEILQDTNVKTIIERGLLWASR
- a CDS encoding Gfo/Idh/MocA family protein, with translation MIGHAFMGRAHAQAWRTAPHFFPLPLQPVLAVVVGRDEGRARAAAENLGAEEWSIDWREVIARDDIDLVDICTPGDQHAEIAIAALRAGKHVLCEKPLARSVPEAIEMADAAVIAAESGVFAMCGFSYRRTPALALAKRFIEEGRLGQIRHVRAQYLQDWLSSSEAPLTWRLDKEKAGSGALGDIGAHSIDTAQWLTGQSIDGVSAMLRTFVTDRPVLAHQAGLGGRAEDGAERGPVTVDDAAAFTATFSGGALGVFESTRMALGRRNANRIEINGERGSVAFDFERMNELEFHDGTDPEDAQGFRRIQVTEPSHPYTGAWWPTGHGLGYEHVFTHQVVDLITAIAAGTQPSPTFAEAVQVQQVLDAVERSAADESRLTATTGPATDGSPAFQTPSMKKDPS
- a CDS encoding LacI family DNA-binding transcriptional regulator gives rise to the protein MTTPDPTVKPTMARIAERARTSVPTVSKVLSGGTDVSDATRVRVMQAAHDLGYRRRPRLGQVAEDPHGARIVDVVVGHLGGSWIGPVLGGVEDEADRAGVDLVLTRARPDGGWVGKLLRRPSLGVILVLVDASAPQLHLLTSAGMPVVVVDPRSPTPADVASVGATNWDGGRMAAEYLLGLGHTRLGVVAGTRSHLYNRARIDGFTSALRTAGVEMAPDHLVYCDWDRLGARSAAGVMLADVTRRPTAVFACSDMMALGVYDAADDTGLRVPDDLSVIGFDDVQESAWATPPMTTVQQPITDMGAAAFRMLQQASPPANPSSSDWTASRIELETRLIRRHSVARIPSSGVPG